A region from the Streptosporangium sp. NBC_01756 genome encodes:
- the cydB gene encoding cytochrome d ubiquinol oxidase subunit II, which produces MELTTFWFVVIAFLWTGYFVLEGFDFGVGLLAPALSRNEAERKQVLGTIGPVWDGNEVWLITAVGAMFAAFPAWYAGLLSGFYLPIALVLVGLIVRGIGLEWRGKVHRPSDLARCDLGILVGSALPAFLWGAIFAHLLRGSMTAALVGGVFSLSLCVLHGAVFVALKTSGPVRVRARRVAMAASAVALPAAVVALPAIPAAGWAADPWLWAAALASVAALSAGAALTWRGRDGWAFTATASSIALGSAALFGALRPAPLPGLTIAEAASGPYTLGMLTWIGLVALPFVLGYQIWSYWVFRKRLVAEVA; this is translated from the coding sequence ATGGAACTCACCACCTTCTGGTTCGTGGTCATCGCGTTCCTGTGGACCGGATACTTCGTCCTGGAGGGCTTCGACTTCGGTGTGGGCCTGCTGGCCCCGGCGCTGTCGCGGAACGAGGCCGAACGCAAGCAGGTCCTCGGCACGATCGGCCCGGTCTGGGACGGCAACGAGGTCTGGCTGATCACCGCGGTCGGCGCGATGTTCGCCGCGTTCCCGGCCTGGTACGCCGGCCTGCTCAGCGGGTTCTACCTGCCGATCGCGCTGGTCCTCGTCGGGCTGATCGTGCGCGGGATCGGCCTGGAGTGGCGGGGCAAAGTCCACCGCCCGTCCGACCTCGCCCGGTGCGATCTGGGCATCTTGGTCGGCAGCGCGCTCCCGGCCTTCCTATGGGGTGCGATCTTCGCCCATCTGCTGCGGGGAAGCATGACGGCCGCACTGGTCGGCGGGGTGTTCTCCCTCTCGCTGTGTGTGCTGCACGGTGCCGTCTTCGTCGCTCTCAAGACGTCCGGACCGGTGCGCGTCCGGGCCCGCCGGGTCGCGATGGCCGCTTCCGCGGTGGCGCTGCCCGCCGCGGTGGTGGCGCTGCCCGCCATCCCCGCCGCCGGCTGGGCCGCGGACCCCTGGCTGTGGGCGGCCGCGCTGGCCTCGGTGGCGGCGCTGTCCGCCGGGGCCGCACTGACCTGGCGCGGCCGGGACGGCTGGGCGTTCACCGCCACCGCCTCGTCCATCGCACTGGGCTCCGCCGCCCTGTTCGGCGCCCTCCGGCCTGCCCCGCTGCCCGGCCTCACCATCGCCGAGGCCGCCTCGGGCCCCTACACGCTGGGCATGCTGACCTGGATCGGCCTGGTCGCGCTGCCGTTCGTGCTCGGCTACCAGATCTGGTCCTACTGGGTGTTCCGCAAGCGCCTGGTCGCCGAGGTGGCCTGA
- a CDS encoding TetR/AcrR family transcriptional regulator, with protein sequence MTEATTGRRERKKARTRQAIADAALELFLERGFDQVAVKDVAEAADVSMSGLFKHFPTKESLVFDEEDDVQAGLISSVRDRPEGTSVLEALRAWLLARVCNKSADPRVAEFLDLVAHTPALSDYARRMWLRHEEELAKAIRQSGPDAPGADIAARAVARFVLDRTQPWQRDDPRAELDAAFTLLTHGRPAPELHATPHPPPSAAPPSPARPSGLRERKKAQTRQAITTTALELFAAHGYDNVGVREIADAAGTSIATLFTYFPDGKASLVFPGDRGAHVAALVRAVRLRSPGQTILRALHDHMAERGPFKSNPTPDERRVLDLIRATPELRDYALHSWTVALDPLTAAITQQAALPADDLTARLLARYVLQIPDLAAATADARRTLDVVTGLLERGWPAGLTDGHPHTTPAADPRKPEHTCPP encoded by the coding sequence ATGACCGAGGCCACCACGGGACGCAGGGAACGCAAGAAAGCCCGCACCAGGCAGGCGATCGCCGACGCCGCGCTGGAGTTGTTCCTTGAACGCGGCTTCGACCAGGTCGCTGTCAAGGACGTCGCCGAGGCCGCGGACGTGTCGATGAGCGGGCTGTTCAAGCACTTTCCGACCAAGGAGTCCCTGGTTTTCGACGAGGAGGACGACGTCCAGGCCGGTCTCATCTCCTCCGTCCGCGACCGCCCCGAGGGAACATCGGTCCTGGAGGCCCTGCGGGCCTGGCTGCTTGCCCGCGTCTGCAACAAATCCGCCGACCCGCGCGTAGCCGAGTTCCTCGACCTCGTCGCCCACACCCCGGCGCTGAGCGATTACGCCCGCCGTATGTGGCTGCGGCACGAGGAAGAACTGGCCAAAGCGATCCGCCAGTCGGGACCGGACGCCCCCGGCGCCGACATCGCCGCCCGTGCGGTGGCCCGGTTCGTGCTGGACCGCACCCAGCCCTGGCAGCGCGACGATCCGCGCGCCGAACTCGACGCAGCCTTCACCCTGCTCACCCACGGCCGGCCCGCACCCGAACTGCACGCCACGCCGCACCCGCCGCCCAGCGCGGCACCGCCGTCACCGGCCCGGCCGTCCGGGCTGCGCGAACGCAAGAAGGCCCAGACCCGCCAGGCCATCACCACGACCGCGCTGGAGCTGTTCGCCGCCCACGGCTATGACAACGTCGGGGTCCGCGAGATCGCCGACGCGGCCGGCACCTCCATCGCGACCCTGTTCACCTACTTCCCCGACGGCAAGGCCAGCCTGGTCTTCCCCGGTGACCGGGGCGCACACGTCGCCGCCCTGGTCCGCGCCGTCCGCCTCCGCTCACCCGGACAGACCATCCTGCGAGCGCTCCACGACCACATGGCCGAGCGCGGCCCGTTCAAATCGAACCCCACACCCGACGAGCGACGCGTGCTCGATCTGATTCGCGCCACCCCGGAACTGCGCGACTACGCCCTCCACTCCTGGACTGTGGCCCTGGACCCGCTCACCGCCGCCATCACCCAGCAGGCCGCGCTGCCCGCCGATGACCTGACCGCCCGGCTCCTGGCCCGCTATGTCCTGCAGATACCCGATCTCGCCGCCGCCACTGCCGACGCGCGCCGCACCCTTGACGTCGTCACCGGCCTCCTCGAACGCGGCTGGCCCGCCGGCCTCACCGACGGGCATCCGCACACCACCCCGGCCGCAGACCCCCGCAAGCCTGAGCACACCTGCCCTCCGTGA
- a CDS encoding FAD-dependent oxidoreductase: MTTPHHPIAIIGAGLGGLTLARVLRTHGIQATVFDLEAGRHVRTQGGMLDIHHDSGQIALRAAGLYEPFRAIIHPGGQAMRLLDRNAGVALQEEDDGTGDRPEVDRGRLRDLLLDALPADTIRWGAKATGARPLGEGRHEVAFADGSTITTDLLVGADGAWSRIRPLVSPASPAYTGISFVELDLLEADRRHPDSATFIGGGFFIALDGERGFLAHREHDGSLHVYTALRAEQDWLDGIDFTDPAAAKTALLTCFTDWDTAFRTLIAEADGALVPRRIHALPIGHRWERVPGVTLLGDAAHLMSPFAGEGANLAMLDGAELGQAIADHPGDIETALAIYEKALFPRGQASAGESAASLELMFGPDPVTRLTEMFTDQPQN; encoded by the coding sequence ATGACCACTCCGCACCACCCCATCGCGATCATCGGCGCCGGCCTCGGCGGCCTGACCCTGGCACGCGTCCTACGCACCCACGGCATCCAGGCGACCGTGTTCGACCTGGAAGCCGGCAGGCACGTCCGCACCCAGGGCGGCATGCTCGACATCCACCACGACTCCGGGCAGATCGCACTGCGCGCCGCCGGCCTGTATGAGCCGTTCCGCGCGATCATCCACCCGGGCGGCCAGGCGATGCGCCTGCTGGACCGCAACGCCGGCGTCGCCCTGCAGGAGGAGGACGACGGCACCGGCGACCGACCCGAGGTCGACCGCGGCCGGCTACGCGACCTGCTCCTGGACGCCCTGCCCGCGGACACCATCCGCTGGGGCGCCAAGGCCACCGGCGCCCGCCCGCTGGGCGAGGGCCGCCACGAGGTGGCCTTCGCCGACGGCAGCACCATCACGACCGACCTGCTGGTCGGCGCGGACGGCGCCTGGTCCAGGATCCGGCCGCTGGTCTCGCCCGCGAGCCCTGCCTACACCGGGATCTCCTTCGTCGAGCTCGACCTGCTGGAGGCCGACAGGCGCCACCCCGACAGCGCCACTTTCATCGGCGGCGGCTTCTTCATCGCCCTGGACGGCGAGCGGGGATTCCTCGCCCACCGCGAGCACGACGGCAGCCTGCACGTCTACACCGCCTTGCGGGCGGAGCAGGACTGGCTGGACGGCATCGACTTCACCGACCCCGCCGCCGCCAAGACCGCGTTGCTGACCTGCTTCACGGACTGGGACACGGCTTTCCGGACACTGATCGCCGAGGCCGACGGCGCCTTGGTGCCGCGCCGTATCCACGCGCTGCCCATCGGACACCGCTGGGAGCGCGTCCCCGGCGTCACGCTGCTGGGCGATGCCGCGCATCTGATGTCCCCGTTCGCCGGTGAGGGCGCCAACCTCGCCATGCTCGACGGGGCCGAACTCGGCCAGGCCATCGCCGACCACCCCGGCGACATCGAGACCGCCCTGGCCATCTACGAGAAGGCGCTCTTCCCCCGCGGCCAGGCTTCGGCCGGCGAGTCGGCCGCGTCGCTGGAGCTGATGTTCGGCCCCGACCCCGTCACCCGCCTCACGGAGATGTTCACCGACCAGCCGCAGAACTGA
- a CDS encoding NADPH-dependent FMN reductase: MITIAVVLASTRPGRRGQAVADWVIKHAAQREDARFELVDLAEFDLPDLDKPLPPATGRYTHDHTRSWAQTVAGYDGFLFVTPEYNHSAPGKLKNALDRVHAEWHNKAAGFVSYGFDGGVRAVEALRPVLGALQVADVAAQVALSLHHDFTGFTEFTPADHQTAALATTLDQLAAWSTALATLRTTNTTAFTM, translated from the coding sequence GTGATCACGATCGCTGTCGTCCTGGCCAGCACCCGCCCCGGCCGCCGCGGCCAGGCCGTCGCCGACTGGGTCATCAAGCACGCCGCCCAGCGTGAGGACGCCCGCTTCGAGCTGGTCGACCTCGCCGAGTTCGACCTGCCCGACCTGGACAAGCCGCTGCCGCCCGCCACCGGCCGCTACACCCACGACCACACCAGGTCCTGGGCCCAGACCGTGGCCGGCTACGACGGGTTCCTCTTCGTCACCCCTGAGTACAACCACTCCGCCCCCGGCAAGCTCAAGAACGCCCTCGACCGCGTCCACGCCGAGTGGCACAACAAGGCGGCCGGTTTCGTCTCCTACGGCTTCGACGGCGGCGTGCGCGCCGTCGAAGCGCTCCGCCCCGTGCTGGGCGCCCTGCAGGTCGCCGACGTCGCCGCCCAGGTCGCCCTCAGCCTGCACCACGACTTCACCGGCTTCACCGAGTTCACCCCCGCCGACCACCAGACCGCCGCGCTGGCCACCACCCTCGACCAGCTCGCCGCCTGGTCCACCGCGCTGGCCACGCTGCGCACGACGAACACCACCGCCTTTACAATGTAG
- a CDS encoding MFS transporter, whose product MTSPSLFRQRNFALLFGADAISQAGTQISVLALPLVAVITLKASELDTGLLFAAQTAAFLLVGLPAGVWVDRMRRRRILVSADLVRGALLASVPIAWWLGVLTLPQLYVVALGMGLATVFFDIAYQSYLPSLIDKDRLMDGNAKLEIVRSTAGVAGPGLGGGLVQLISAPIAVLVDAVSFIGSALFLWRIDTTENVPDRAARQGLLKEIGEGLRYVAGHRILRMIAASTAIANLTNGMLAAVEMIFLTRVVGLSPGVIGLLFTVGSLGALLGAILVGRVSRLIGSARIIWLSPLLTAPFMFLVPLTAAGWRTGLYPVAMFVQTIGVVLYNVGQVSFRQSVTPENMLGRMNATMRFVVWGVLPLGGLIGGVLGEVLGARTTLWISAALALLAVVPLLLSPLRTMRDLPAPDEVRA is encoded by the coding sequence ATGACATCCCCCAGCCTATTCCGACAACGGAACTTCGCGCTCCTGTTCGGTGCAGATGCGATCAGCCAGGCGGGCACGCAGATCAGCGTGCTCGCCCTTCCGCTGGTCGCGGTAATCACGCTGAAGGCGAGCGAGCTGGACACCGGCCTGTTGTTCGCCGCGCAGACCGCGGCGTTCCTTCTGGTGGGCCTGCCCGCCGGGGTGTGGGTCGACCGGATGCGCAGGCGGCGGATCCTGGTGAGCGCGGACCTGGTGCGGGGCGCGCTGCTGGCCTCGGTGCCGATCGCCTGGTGGCTCGGCGTGCTGACCCTCCCCCAGCTGTACGTCGTGGCACTCGGCATGGGCCTGGCCACGGTCTTCTTCGACATCGCCTACCAGAGCTACCTGCCGAGCCTGATCGACAAGGACCGGCTGATGGACGGCAACGCCAAACTGGAGATCGTCCGCTCGACGGCGGGCGTGGCCGGGCCGGGCCTGGGCGGCGGCCTGGTCCAGCTGATCAGCGCACCGATCGCGGTCCTCGTGGACGCCGTCAGCTTCATCGGCTCCGCCCTGTTCCTGTGGCGGATCGACACCACCGAGAACGTGCCGGACCGCGCGGCGCGGCAGGGACTGCTCAAGGAGATCGGCGAGGGACTGCGCTACGTGGCCGGTCACCGCATCCTGCGGATGATCGCCGCCTCCACCGCCATCGCCAACCTCACGAACGGCATGCTCGCCGCCGTTGAGATGATCTTCCTGACCCGGGTGGTGGGCCTCTCCCCCGGTGTGATCGGTCTGCTGTTCACCGTGGGGTCCCTCGGCGCGCTCCTCGGCGCGATCCTGGTGGGCAGGGTGAGCCGCCTGATCGGCTCGGCTCGGATCATCTGGCTGTCCCCCCTGCTGACCGCCCCGTTCATGTTCCTGGTGCCGCTCACCGCGGCCGGCTGGCGAACGGGGCTGTACCCGGTGGCCATGTTCGTGCAGACCATCGGTGTGGTGCTCTACAACGTCGGGCAGGTCAGTTTCCGGCAGAGCGTGACCCCCGAGAACATGCTGGGCCGGATGAACGCCACCATGCGTTTCGTGGTCTGGGGCGTCCTTCCCCTCGGCGGCCTGATCGGAGGAGTGCTGGGCGAGGTCCTCGGAGCCCGCACCACGCTGTGGATCAGCGCCGCACTGGCCCTGCTGGCCGTGGTCCCGCTCCTGCTCTCCCCGCTGCGCACGATGCGCGACCTGCCCGCCCCGGACGAGGTCCGCGCCTGA
- a CDS encoding LacI family DNA-binding transcriptional regulator, whose amino-acid sequence METRSSLPRLVDVAQAAGVSLATASRAMTGSSGVSPALAAHVQAVAAQVGYVPNSHARALAGGQASMIGLIVHDVGDPYFAEIARSVLRETESRGYMAMISQTERDPRAELSRIRTLRAHRVNSIVLAGSGYVTASAEADTAAEVRSFTAAGGRVAVIGRHHLPADAVLPDNRRGAESVMRHLLDLGHRRIGVVGGPANITSAEDRLAGLRDVARARGLDWESVPVVHGDFTREGGAASTSRLMREHPSLTAVVALNDQMAVGALFWLLRQGRLVPGEVSVAGFDDIPVAADVHPGLTTVRLPLIDMGRQALELVLSPSAARPRRRRTGHELVVRASTGPAPERSGATGHAR is encoded by the coding sequence GTGGAAACGCGCTCATCCCTCCCACGACTGGTGGACGTCGCCCAGGCCGCGGGAGTCTCCCTGGCGACCGCCTCCCGCGCGATGACGGGGAGCAGCGGGGTCAGTCCCGCCCTCGCCGCGCACGTCCAGGCCGTCGCCGCCCAGGTGGGCTACGTGCCCAACAGCCACGCCCGCGCCCTGGCCGGCGGCCAGGCGTCCATGATCGGTCTGATCGTTCACGACGTCGGGGATCCCTACTTCGCCGAGATCGCCCGGAGCGTGCTGCGCGAGACCGAGAGCCGCGGCTACATGGCGATGATCAGCCAGACCGAACGCGATCCGCGTGCGGAGCTGTCCCGGATCCGGACGCTGCGGGCCCACCGGGTGAACTCGATCGTGCTGGCCGGCTCCGGCTACGTCACGGCGAGCGCGGAGGCCGACACCGCCGCCGAAGTGCGCTCCTTCACCGCCGCCGGAGGCCGCGTCGCGGTGATCGGCCGCCACCACCTGCCGGCCGACGCGGTACTGCCGGACAACCGCAGAGGCGCGGAGAGCGTCATGCGCCACCTGCTGGATCTCGGGCACCGCCGCATCGGCGTGGTCGGCGGCCCGGCGAACATCACCTCGGCAGAGGACCGGCTGGCCGGACTGCGCGACGTGGCCCGAGCCCGGGGGCTGGACTGGGAGTCGGTCCCGGTGGTCCACGGCGATTTCACCCGGGAGGGCGGGGCCGCCTCGACCTCGCGGCTGATGAGGGAGCACCCCTCTCTGACGGCCGTCGTGGCGCTCAACGACCAGATGGCCGTCGGTGCCCTCTTCTGGCTGCTGCGGCAGGGCCGCCTGGTGCCCGGGGAGGTCTCGGTCGCGGGCTTCGACGACATCCCGGTCGCGGCCGACGTCCACCCGGGGCTGACCACGGTGCGCCTGCCTCTGATCGACATGGGCAGGCAGGCGCTGGAGCTCGTGCTCAGCCCATCGGCCGCCCGGCCCCGGCGCCGCCGTACCGGCCACGAACTGGTCGTCCGCGCCTCCACCGGCCCCGCACCGGAACGGTCCGGAGCCACCGGACACGCCCGCTGA
- a CDS encoding (2Fe-2S)-binding protein yields MTDIAITLTVNGVVRQVEVPGRRLLSDCLRHDLGLTGTHVGCEHGVCGCCTVLLDGEPVRSCLTFAVTVDGHDITTVEGLAAPDGAMSPVQRAFTECHGLQCGFCTPGFLCTVTALLRDNPSPTGEEVLEGISGNLCRCTGYQNIVKSVHRAAEIMAEES; encoded by the coding sequence GTGACGGACATCGCGATCACACTGACCGTGAACGGCGTGGTCCGGCAGGTCGAGGTGCCGGGACGGCGGTTGCTGTCGGACTGTCTCCGGCACGATCTGGGTCTGACCGGCACGCACGTCGGATGTGAGCACGGGGTGTGTGGGTGCTGCACGGTGCTGCTGGACGGCGAGCCGGTCCGGTCCTGCCTGACGTTCGCGGTCACCGTGGACGGGCACGACATCACCACGGTGGAGGGGCTCGCCGCCCCCGACGGTGCGATGTCGCCGGTGCAGCGGGCCTTCACCGAGTGCCACGGCCTGCAGTGCGGGTTCTGCACGCCGGGTTTCCTGTGCACCGTCACCGCTCTGCTGCGTGACAACCCGTCGCCGACGGGTGAGGAGGTGCTGGAGGGCATCTCCGGCAACCTGTGCCGGTGTACGGGGTACCAGAACATCGTCAAGTCCGTTCACCGCGCGGCTGAGATCATGGCGGAGGAGTCGTGA
- a CDS encoding cytochrome ubiquinol oxidase subunit I has product MDALDLARWQFGVTTVYHFLFVPLTIGLGVFVAGLQTAWHRTGKEHYLRLTRFFGKIFLINFAMGVVTGIVQEFQFGMNWSDYSVFVGDVFGAPLALEALLAFFLESTFLGLWIFGWDKLPKRVHLATIWAAVIGSNLSAYFILAANAWMKHPVGYEVVDGKARMTDLWAVLTNSSALAQVPHVVGAAFVVAGGFVLAVCGYQVLRERRADPAPATPARRGAGVWRTPMRAALVMTAIAGVVVAGSGDTSARLLYEQQPMKLAAAEGLRHDTAGAPFSLAPGVEVPRLLSLLAAHDPDAVVQGTEDLQARYTEEFGPADYRPNLTVIFWSFRVMIVFGMATVALSVLGLWLTRRRRRVPGPPRAVPAWFARACLLALPLPTVAMVSGWLLSEIGRQPWTVQGELLTAASVSPGVSLTEVAVSLAVFTALYGVLAVAEAVLIVRHVKAGPEPVSPAPLAPPSPDDEDAAARLQPSLMY; this is encoded by the coding sequence ATGGACGCACTGGACCTGGCGCGGTGGCAGTTCGGGGTCACCACCGTTTACCACTTTCTGTTCGTGCCCCTGACGATCGGCCTCGGCGTCTTCGTGGCCGGCCTGCAGACCGCCTGGCACCGCACGGGCAAGGAGCACTACCTCAGGCTCACCAGGTTCTTCGGGAAGATCTTTCTGATCAACTTCGCGATGGGCGTGGTGACCGGCATCGTGCAGGAGTTCCAGTTCGGCATGAACTGGAGCGACTACTCGGTCTTCGTCGGTGACGTCTTCGGCGCCCCGCTGGCCCTGGAGGCGCTGCTCGCCTTCTTCCTGGAGTCGACGTTCCTGGGGCTGTGGATCTTCGGCTGGGACAAGCTACCCAAGCGTGTCCACCTAGCCACGATCTGGGCGGCGGTCATCGGCTCCAACCTGTCGGCGTACTTCATCCTCGCCGCCAACGCCTGGATGAAGCACCCGGTCGGCTACGAGGTGGTCGACGGCAAGGCGCGGATGACCGACCTGTGGGCGGTGCTCACCAACTCCAGCGCGCTCGCGCAGGTGCCCCACGTGGTGGGCGCGGCCTTCGTCGTCGCGGGCGGATTCGTGCTGGCGGTCTGCGGCTACCAGGTCCTGCGGGAGCGGCGCGCCGACCCCGCCCCGGCCACGCCGGCCCGGCGGGGCGCGGGCGTCTGGCGGACGCCGATGCGGGCCGCGCTGGTCATGACGGCGATCGCCGGGGTCGTGGTCGCGGGCAGCGGGGACACCTCCGCCAGGCTGCTGTACGAGCAGCAGCCGATGAAGCTGGCCGCCGCCGAAGGCCTGCGGCACGACACGGCGGGCGCGCCGTTCTCCCTGGCGCCGGGGGTGGAGGTGCCCCGGTTGCTCAGCCTCCTGGCCGCCCACGACCCGGACGCGGTCGTCCAGGGCACCGAGGACCTGCAGGCCCGGTACACCGAGGAGTTCGGCCCGGCCGACTACCGCCCCAACCTGACCGTGATCTTCTGGTCCTTCCGGGTGATGATCGTCTTCGGGATGGCCACCGTGGCCCTGTCGGTCCTCGGCCTCTGGCTGACCCGCCGGCGCCGCCGCGTCCCCGGCCCGCCGCGCGCGGTCCCCGCGTGGTTCGCCCGCGCCTGCCTGCTGGCGCTGCCGCTGCCGACCGTCGCGATGGTCTCGGGCTGGCTGCTCAGCGAGATCGGCCGCCAACCCTGGACCGTCCAGGGCGAACTCCTCACGGCGGCGAGCGTGTCGCCCGGCGTCAGCCTCACCGAGGTGGCCGTCTCACTGGCGGTCTTCACCGCCCTGTACGGCGTGCTCGCGGTGGCGGAGGCCGTACTGATCGTCCGCCACGTCAAGGCGGGTCCCGAGCCCGTCTCCCCCGCTCCCCTGGCGCCACCCTCACCCGACGACGAGGACGCGGCCGCCAGGCTCCAGCCGTCCCTGATGTACTGA
- the cutA gene encoding aerobic carbon-monoxide dehydrogenase large subunit: MTTKLFGEPVRRREDPRLLTGQGRFLDDLGAHALEAAFVRSPHAHARIRDVDVSAALDVDGLVAIYTWEDLPDLLAQPLPLLIPHPALTHGRTAHPLARDLVRHVGEPVVMVVARDRYLAEDACALIRVDYEVLKPVVGVEEAVQSARLVHEDVPGNVGAHLVQEVPSAAGLGARETIEAAPHTLSFRLDIERSASMPLEGRGVYARWDADDESLRVYSSTQTSTSVRMAVAARLGLPLPKVEVIAPDVGGGFGVKIVHPWPEELLVPWAAIALGREVKWTEDRREHFVSSAHERAQVHTVRVGFDDDGRVLGLDVTILHDHGAYTPYGIIVPIITSTQLPGPYRLGAYRVEFSSIYTNTVQVTPYRGAGRPQAVFCMERTMDRIAAYLGADRTAVRAVNFIQPDEFPYDQGLIFQDGRPLIYDSGDYPESLRMLKELIGWDSFPALKAQAAAEGRSIGIGIGCYVEGTGVGPYEGGHVQVTSDGRVHVSTGLTSQGQGHETVFAQIAATELGVPLERVSVVTGDTRRFGYAVGTFASRAAVMSGNAIALACRKVREKALRIAADALEADPGDLEIVGGEVRVVGSPGASIPLATVAVLSNPLRYAFDAEAARATQFAGASSFERPPVAEGEEPGLEGRDYYSPLRSTFASGMHAAIVETDPLTAEIRILRYAVVHDCGHLINPMIVEGQIHGGVAQGVGGALYERMVYDGHGQLLNASFMDFLMPYATEVPFIETAHLETPSPLNPLGIKGAGEAGVIPVSAVIASAVEDAEGIGIDRMPISPSELFDLRRSAG; encoded by the coding sequence ATGACGACGAAGCTGTTCGGCGAGCCGGTGCGCCGGCGGGAGGATCCCCGGCTGCTCACCGGTCAGGGACGCTTCCTGGACGATCTCGGCGCGCACGCGCTGGAGGCGGCGTTCGTCCGGTCCCCGCACGCGCACGCCCGGATCCGCGACGTCGACGTGTCGGCCGCCCTCGACGTGGACGGGCTGGTGGCGATCTACACCTGGGAGGATCTGCCCGACCTGCTCGCCCAGCCGCTGCCGCTGCTCATCCCGCACCCGGCGCTGACCCATGGCCGCACCGCCCATCCGCTCGCCCGTGACCTGGTCAGGCATGTGGGTGAGCCCGTCGTGATGGTCGTCGCCCGCGACCGCTACCTCGCCGAGGACGCCTGCGCGCTCATCCGGGTCGACTACGAGGTCCTCAAGCCGGTGGTCGGGGTGGAGGAGGCGGTGCAGTCCGCGCGGCTCGTCCACGAGGACGTGCCGGGCAACGTCGGTGCGCACCTGGTCCAGGAGGTGCCGTCGGCCGCCGGGCTCGGCGCACGGGAGACGATCGAGGCGGCGCCGCACACGCTGTCCTTCCGGCTCGACATCGAGCGCAGCGCGTCGATGCCGCTCGAAGGGCGGGGCGTGTACGCCCGATGGGACGCCGACGACGAGTCCCTGCGCGTGTACTCCAGCACCCAGACCTCCACCAGTGTCCGGATGGCCGTCGCGGCCAGGCTCGGCCTGCCGCTGCCCAAGGTCGAGGTGATCGCGCCCGATGTGGGCGGCGGTTTCGGAGTCAAGATCGTGCACCCGTGGCCGGAGGAGCTGCTGGTCCCCTGGGCGGCCATCGCGCTGGGGCGTGAGGTCAAGTGGACCGAGGACCGCCGTGAGCACTTCGTCTCCTCGGCGCACGAACGGGCCCAGGTGCACACCGTCCGGGTCGGTTTCGACGACGACGGCCGGGTGCTCGGTCTGGATGTGACCATCCTGCACGATCACGGTGCCTACACCCCGTACGGGATCATCGTGCCGATCATCACCTCCACCCAGCTCCCGGGCCCCTACCGGCTCGGTGCCTACCGGGTCGAATTCTCCTCGATCTACACCAACACCGTGCAGGTCACGCCCTACCGGGGAGCCGGCCGCCCGCAGGCCGTCTTCTGCATGGAGCGGACGATGGACCGCATCGCCGCGTATCTGGGAGCCGACCGTACGGCGGTGCGCGCGGTCAACTTCATCCAGCCCGACGAGTTCCCCTACGACCAGGGGCTGATCTTCCAGGACGGCCGCCCGCTGATCTACGACAGCGGCGACTACCCCGAATCGCTGCGGATGCTCAAGGAACTCATCGGCTGGGACTCCTTCCCCGCGCTGAAGGCCCAGGCGGCGGCCGAGGGGCGCAGCATCGGCATCGGCATCGGCTGCTACGTCGAGGGCACCGGTGTCGGGCCGTACGAGGGCGGTCACGTCCAGGTCACCTCCGACGGCCGGGTGCACGTCTCCACCGGGCTCACCTCCCAGGGGCAGGGCCATGAGACCGTGTTCGCCCAGATAGCCGCGACCGAGCTCGGGGTGCCCCTGGAACGGGTCTCGGTGGTGACCGGCGACACCCGCAGGTTCGGCTACGCGGTCGGCACGTTCGCCTCGCGGGCCGCGGTGATGAGCGGGAACGCGATCGCGCTGGCGTGCCGCAAGGTCAGGGAGAAGGCCCTGCGGATCGCCGCCGACGCGCTGGAGGCCGATCCCGGCGACCTGGAGATCGTCGGCGGTGAGGTGCGGGTGGTGGGCTCGCCCGGCGCCTCGATCCCGCTGGCGACCGTGGCGGTGCTGTCCAATCCCCTGCGTTACGCCTTCGACGCCGAGGCGGCCCGGGCGACCCAGTTCGCGGGGGCGTCGTCCTTCGAACGACCGCCGGTCGCGGAGGGGGAGGAGCCGGGGCTGGAGGGGCGCGACTACTACTCGCCGCTCCGCTCGACCTTCGCCTCCGGCATGCACGCGGCGATCGTCGAGACCGATCCGCTGACGGCCGAGATCCGTATCCTGCGGTACGCCGTCGTCCACGACTGCGGCCACCTGATCAACCCGATGATCGTCGAGGGGCAGATCCACGGCGGCGTCGCCCAGGGCGTGGGCGGTGCGCTGTACGAGCGGATGGTCTACGACGGGCACGGCCAGCTGCTGAACGCCTCGTTCATGGACTTCCTGATGCCCTACGCCACCGAGGTGCCCTTCATCGAGACCGCCCACCTGGAGACCCCGTCGCCGCTCAACCCCCTGGGGATCAAGGGGGCCGGCGAGGCCGGGGTCATCCCGGTGTCGGCGGTGATCGCCTCGGCCGTCGAGGACGCCGAGGGCATCGGGATCGACCGGATGCCGATCTCGCCGTCGGAGCTGTTCGACCTGCGCCGCTCAGCCGGCTGA